One segment of Corynebacterium caspium DSM 44850 DNA contains the following:
- the prfB gene encoding peptide chain release factor 2, translating into MRPDVSTDISELDQTLQTIEKVMDPEAMHSRVRELEAKASDPALWDDPDHAQQITSELSRVQAGLRKLKTLRQRLEDLPVMYELSEEEGDGEALVDEERAAIRSEIEALEVTTMLAGEYDAREAVLNIRSGAGGVDAADWAEMLMRMYTRWAEKHGYKVDIYDISYAEEAGIKSATFVIHGPYMYGQLSVEQGAHRLVRISPFDNQARRQTSFAEVEVLPVVEKTDHIDIPDSELRVDVYRSSGPGGQSVNTTDSAVRLTHIPTGIVVTCQNEKSQIQNKAAAMKVLQAKLLERKRQEEQAEMDALGAGGQASWGNQMRSYVLHPYQMVKDLRTNYEVGDPSKVLDGDIDGFLESGIRWRMSEQKAAQDA; encoded by the coding sequence ATGCGACCCGACGTCTCTACAGATATTTCCGAACTAGATCAGACTCTGCAGACCATCGAAAAAGTGATGGACCCGGAAGCCATGCATTCGCGCGTGCGTGAACTAGAGGCGAAAGCATCTGATCCTGCGCTGTGGGATGATCCTGATCACGCCCAGCAAATTACCAGTGAGCTTTCGCGCGTGCAGGCAGGGTTGCGCAAGCTAAAAACTTTAAGACAGCGCCTTGAGGATCTCCCCGTAATGTATGAGCTTTCTGAGGAAGAAGGCGATGGTGAGGCCCTTGTCGACGAAGAACGTGCCGCCATTCGCAGCGAAATTGAAGCCCTTGAGGTAACCACTATGCTTGCCGGCGAATACGATGCGCGCGAGGCGGTCCTTAATATTCGCTCAGGTGCTGGCGGCGTCGATGCTGCGGATTGGGCAGAAATGCTAATGCGAATGTATACCCGATGGGCAGAAAAACATGGTTATAAGGTAGATATTTATGATATTTCCTATGCCGAAGAAGCGGGCATTAAATCAGCTACCTTTGTAATTCATGGCCCTTATATGTATGGGCAGCTTTCTGTGGAACAAGGCGCGCATCGTTTAGTTCGTATTAGCCCCTTTGATAATCAGGCTCGGCGTCAAACATCTTTTGCTGAAGTTGAAGTATTGCCAGTGGTTGAAAAAACTGACCATATCGATATTCCAGATTCTGAATTGCGAGTAGATGTTTATCGTTCTTCTGGACCAGGAGGCCAGTCGGTTAATACCACCGATTCCGCAGTTCGGCTCACCCATATTCCCACCGGAATTGTAGTTACCTGCCAGAATGAAAAATCGCAGATTCAAAATAAAGCTGCCGCTATGAAAGTTCTGCAGGCTAAGCTATTAGAACGCAAACGTCAGGAAGAACAAGCAGAGATGGATGCTCTTGGTGCTGGTGGCCAGGCTTCCTGGGGAAACCAGATGCGTTCCTATGTTTTACACCCGTACCAAATGGTTAAAGATTTGCGCACTAACTATGAAGTGGGGGATCCTTCCAAGGTCCTTGATGGTGATATTGACGGTTTCTTGGAATCCGGTATTAGGTGGCGTATGTCCGAACAAAAAGCTGCACAAGATGCATAA
- the ftsE gene encoding cell division ATP-binding protein FtsE yields the protein MITFDQVTKVYKTSARPALNNVSLTINKGDFVFLIGPSGSGKSTFLELLIREQNLTSGDIYVGDFHINALKGREINILRRHIGYVFQDFRLLPKLSVYDNVAFALEVIGTKKYRIEKWVPRALELVGLSGKEHRMPSELSGGEQQRVAIARATVNRPLVLLADEPTGNLDPDTSDEIMNLLTQINRTGTTVVMSTHNARTVNDMRQRVIELELGSVVRDDAHGVYGQAL from the coding sequence GTGATCACATTTGACCAAGTAACAAAGGTATATAAAACTTCAGCCCGACCGGCGTTAAATAACGTCTCACTTACCATTAATAAAGGCGATTTCGTCTTTCTAATTGGGCCTTCCGGATCTGGTAAATCTACCTTTTTGGAATTACTAATTCGGGAACAGAATCTAACCAGCGGCGATATTTATGTCGGTGATTTTCATATCAACGCTTTAAAGGGACGCGAAATTAATATATTGCGTCGACATATTGGTTATGTTTTCCAAGATTTCCGACTGCTGCCTAAACTAAGCGTTTACGATAATGTCGCTTTTGCTTTAGAGGTTATTGGAACTAAGAAGTATCGCATTGAAAAATGGGTACCTCGCGCCCTTGAATTAGTTGGTCTTTCTGGCAAAGAACACCGCATGCCCAGCGAGCTTTCCGGTGGAGAACAGCAACGCGTGGCCATTGCTCGAGCTACCGTGAACCGCCCTTTAGTTTTACTAGCTGATGAGCCCACCGGAAATCTGGATCCAGATACCTCCGATGAAATCATGAATCTGCTCACCCAAATCAATCGCACTGGCACCACTGTGGTGATGTCCACACATAATGCTCGCACCGTTAATGACATGCGGCAACGCGTCATCGAATTAGAACTTGGGTCCGTTGTTCGTGATGACGCTCACGGTGTTTATGGCCAGGCTCTCTAA